A genomic stretch from Edaphobacter aggregans includes:
- a CDS encoding helix-turn-helix domain-containing protein, whose amino-acid sequence MKRELDGLITQMHSAGIPYAEAVRQFKKRYILEVLAHHKGNQCKAADELGMHRNTLSRTLAELDMDTAQIRNGMRRPPVSERPHLQGIAQGVARAR is encoded by the coding sequence TTGAAGCGCGAATTGGATGGTTTGATCACGCAGATGCACAGTGCCGGTATTCCCTACGCGGAGGCCGTCCGCCAGTTCAAGAAGCGCTACATCCTCGAAGTACTCGCTCACCACAAGGGTAACCAGTGCAAGGCCGCCGACGAGCTCGGCATGCACCGCAACACGCTGAGCCGCACCCTGGCCGAGCTCGACATGGACACGGCGCAGATTCGCAACGGCATGCGCCGGCCTCCCGTGAGCGAACGCCCCCATCTGCAGGGCATCGCCCAGGGCGTTGCAAGAGCCCGTTAG
- a CDS encoding CvpA family protein, giving the protein MNLFDWFLVAILAYSTVVAFVRGFLLELFSLGGLVAGILLAAWNYPALAALLRRIIISAAAADVVAFLLIAVGVMIVAALIGRTLHRTADAIGLGFFDRLLGAGFGFARGCLLGVAILMAATAFLPKTDWIENSHLAPYFLAGVHAVSFVVPHDLQQLILDGVAQLKHNAPDWIKPHS; this is encoded by the coding sequence ATGAACCTATTTGATTGGTTCCTCGTCGCCATCCTCGCGTATTCGACCGTTGTGGCCTTTGTGCGCGGCTTTCTGCTGGAGTTGTTCTCGCTGGGAGGGCTGGTTGCTGGAATTCTGCTGGCTGCCTGGAACTACCCTGCTCTTGCGGCTTTGCTACGACGCATCATCATATCGGCAGCGGCGGCCGATGTTGTTGCTTTTCTTTTGATCGCCGTCGGGGTCATGATCGTGGCGGCGTTGATCGGCCGAACTTTGCACCGTACGGCCGACGCTATCGGGCTGGGTTTCTTCGATCGGCTGCTGGGAGCGGGGTTCGGATTTGCCCGAGGGTGCCTACTGGGGGTCGCTATCCTGATGGCGGCGACGGCTTTTCTGCCAAAAACCGACTGGATCGAAAATTCTCACCTCGCACCCTATTTCCTTGCGGGGGTTCATGCTGTATCCTTCGTTGTACCTCACGACCTGCAGCAGCTTATTCTGGACGGCGTAGCACAGCTCAAGCACAATGCACCCGATTGGATCAAACCGCATAGTTAG
- a CDS encoding phosphoribosylaminoimidazolesuccinocarboxamide synthase — MQKALLQTDLGSLPLTARGKVRDIYALSDEQLLFVATDRISAFDHVLGSGIPDKGRILTQLSLFWFDFLRDTVSNHLITADAAKFPGNLQPYLGQLEGRSMLVRRAQMFPVECVVRGYLSGSGWKDYQHTGAVCGIKLPEGLRESDRLPEPIFTPAAKINTGGHDENISFETMVATVGELHAEALRNLTLEIYEKATKHAASKGVILADTKFEFGLIDGEIILADEVLTPDSSRYWPAETYNPGGAQPSFDKQYVRDYLESIRWNKQAPAPALPDEVVARTREKYLEAFHLITGRTSLT; from the coding sequence ATGCAAAAAGCTCTTCTCCAAACCGATCTTGGATCCCTCCCGCTCACTGCGCGGGGCAAGGTGCGCGATATCTATGCGCTCTCCGACGAGCAACTGCTGTTTGTGGCCACCGACCGCATCTCCGCCTTCGACCATGTCCTGGGCAGCGGCATCCCCGATAAGGGCCGCATCCTTACGCAGCTCTCACTGTTCTGGTTTGATTTTCTCCGCGATACCGTGAGTAACCACCTCATCACCGCGGATGCGGCTAAGTTTCCCGGCAACCTGCAGCCTTACCTGGGTCAGCTGGAAGGTCGCAGCATGTTGGTCAGGCGGGCGCAGATGTTTCCGGTCGAGTGTGTGGTGCGCGGTTACCTCTCCGGCTCGGGTTGGAAGGACTATCAGCACACCGGCGCTGTGTGCGGGATCAAGCTGCCTGAGGGGCTGCGCGAATCGGACCGGCTGCCTGAACCGATCTTTACCCCCGCGGCCAAGATCAACACGGGCGGTCACGACGAAAATATCTCCTTCGAGACGATGGTCGCGACTGTCGGGGAGCTTCACGCGGAGGCGCTACGAAACCTAACGCTGGAGATCTACGAGAAAGCCACAAAGCACGCGGCCAGCAAGGGTGTGATCCTTGCAGACACGAAGTTCGAGTTTGGCCTGATCGACGGCGAAATTATTCTGGCCGACGAGGTGCTTACTCCGGACTCCTCGCGCTACTGGCCAGCCGAGACCTACAACCCGGGCGGGGCGCAACCATCGTTCGACAAGCAATATGTCCGCGATTATCTAGAGTCGATCCGCTGGAACAAGCAGGCTCCGGCACCAGCGCTGCCGGACGAGGTGGTTGCCCGCACCCGCGAGAAGTACCTTGAAGCCTTTCACCTGATTACAGGCCGCACCAGCCTGACCTAA
- the smc gene encoding chromosome segregation protein SMC, whose protein sequence is MLKLKKVQILGFKSFCDRTEVQLSGEGIAAIVGPNGCGKSNISDAITWVLGEQSAKSLRGIKMEDVIFAGTRDRKPTGMAEVSLTLVDPEVYDGAALGDEPEIVIDDNLPNDWDETSLRQTTAAETEEAVAEAQPGTVIETEGKGPQAVPSPESEAAAAEVAANPNNVVLKIRRRKFGRAPIRAGELTITRRLFRSGDSEYLLNGKICRLRDIQDIFMGTGLGGESYAIIGQERIGQLLSSKPLDRRSILEEAAGITRFKTKKRLAELRLESAKQNLSRVNDIFEEVTRQMGTLKRQAAKAERYGTLRDELRTRLRVVLASRMAQLDTEQAATTEKITALASQIDSQAATVDAMDAEHTEGIRNGYTLDQQIREAGAQANQSAVELERITARTAANADRIAELTNRLATGADDLAQAREQLASLAGEVEQHKSFLESATAESSGSREAVQQQQAQAQEALRAVASAEQQVEQNRRATMQLVQRISQTRNEEAQAAASLAGLDQEAQRLASESDIARQELETLGLQRGQVKLSFESVTERLKRLEAEISELRAQIEAHRSEESQSKRRGDQLRGEVASLNGRRGSLEALIREHSYSTDTVRNIFKTETYKQNTNGMAAVGTLADFLEVDGKYESVVDEFLRDELNYIVVKSWDAADAGMHLLQTDVAGRATFLVHPNDAQANFAFAEGMKSAAQTNIEGIEGVVPLKECVRVLDGFGKSLEVILPKLREGFVAPDSYTARSLALSNPHAFFLAPSGETFHNVTVTGGRPRAQGPLALKRELAEVQQKVEKAEQELAQTDIHTAKLQHQIAELNATIEGKTHERRDAERESANSGAALRQMESEVARIERRLQDWSLTSERNRNARDQKAELIGRRQQEAAAFENERATLEASLAELQLQLDELRGRREELQQAAAEASAALAGLEERRRNAQANFDQTTRLYNGQNQRIQQLDQQLSAAGQEKLRREEETAALATQHSELSETRATAVAEGARLTAEATELRTAVAELDQRLRTLRHETEALREQRAALTARAAKLASDIEHIDATCLNDLAVEAVTLRSDEGIVRIEGDALHTEEEEARALKQRLEAMGPVNMMALEEYTETTQRHSFLETQRKDLLDSIENTQASIKEIDEVSKIKFDEAFKVINENFSTTFTKLFGGGQASMKLTDAENSAESGIDILASPPGKKLQNILLLSGGEKALTALSLLVGIFQFQPAPFCILDEVDAPLDETNVGRFAKLIHDMSATTQFVVITHSKRTMAQADVIYGVTMQEPGVSKIVSVNLNRRAVA, encoded by the coding sequence TTGCTCAAGCTCAAGAAAGTCCAGATCCTAGGCTTCAAATCCTTCTGCGATCGCACCGAGGTCCAGCTCTCCGGAGAAGGCATCGCGGCGATTGTCGGGCCGAACGGCTGCGGCAAGTCGAACATCTCTGACGCCATCACGTGGGTGCTGGGCGAGCAGTCGGCCAAATCACTGCGCGGCATCAAGATGGAGGACGTCATCTTTGCCGGTACGCGTGACCGCAAACCGACGGGCATGGCTGAGGTGTCACTAACGCTGGTCGACCCCGAGGTGTATGACGGAGCCGCGCTGGGCGATGAGCCTGAGATCGTCATCGACGACAACCTGCCGAACGACTGGGACGAGACTTCACTGCGTCAGACGACCGCTGCTGAGACCGAAGAGGCCGTGGCTGAGGCTCAGCCGGGGACGGTGATTGAGACGGAGGGCAAGGGGCCGCAGGCAGTTCCCTCCCCTGAGAGTGAAGCTGCGGCTGCGGAGGTCGCAGCGAATCCTAACAATGTGGTGCTGAAGATTCGTCGCCGGAAGTTTGGGCGGGCTCCGATTCGTGCGGGCGAGCTGACGATTACGCGACGGCTGTTCCGGTCGGGCGACAGCGAGTATCTGCTGAACGGGAAGATCTGCCGGCTGCGGGATATTCAGGACATCTTTATGGGCACGGGCCTGGGTGGCGAGTCGTACGCGATCATCGGGCAGGAGCGCATTGGACAGCTGCTCAGCTCGAAGCCGCTGGATCGGCGCAGCATCCTCGAAGAGGCCGCGGGAATTACGCGGTTCAAGACGAAGAAGCGGCTGGCGGAGCTAAGGCTGGAGTCGGCCAAGCAGAACCTTTCGCGTGTGAACGACATTTTTGAAGAAGTGACTCGGCAGATGGGCACGCTGAAACGCCAGGCTGCCAAGGCAGAGCGTTATGGCACGCTGCGGGATGAGCTTCGTACGCGGCTGCGGGTTGTGCTTGCCAGCCGGATGGCTCAGTTGGATACGGAACAGGCTGCCACGACGGAGAAGATTACGGCGCTGGCCAGCCAGATCGACTCGCAGGCCGCTACGGTTGATGCGATGGACGCGGAGCATACGGAGGGCATCCGCAACGGCTATACGCTGGATCAGCAGATTCGCGAGGCGGGGGCTCAGGCGAATCAGTCGGCTGTGGAGCTGGAGCGGATTACGGCTCGCACGGCTGCGAATGCGGACCGCATTGCTGAGTTGACGAATCGGCTTGCTACCGGTGCTGACGATCTGGCGCAGGCGCGGGAGCAGCTGGCTTCGCTGGCGGGTGAGGTAGAGCAGCACAAGAGCTTTCTGGAGAGCGCTACGGCGGAGTCTTCGGGCTCGCGTGAGGCGGTGCAGCAGCAGCAGGCACAGGCGCAGGAGGCGCTGCGGGCGGTCGCTTCGGCAGAGCAGCAGGTGGAGCAGAATCGGCGGGCGACGATGCAGCTGGTGCAGCGGATCTCGCAGACTCGGAATGAAGAGGCGCAGGCTGCGGCTTCGCTGGCAGGGCTGGATCAGGAGGCTCAGCGGCTGGCTTCGGAGTCGGATATTGCGCGGCAGGAGCTGGAGACGCTGGGGTTGCAGCGTGGGCAGGTGAAGCTGTCGTTTGAGTCGGTGACGGAGCGGTTGAAGCGGCTTGAGGCTGAGATTAGCGAGCTAAGGGCGCAGATTGAGGCTCATCGCAGTGAGGAGTCGCAGTCGAAGCGCAGGGGCGATCAGTTGCGCGGTGAGGTGGCGAGCTTGAATGGGCGGCGCGGGTCGCTTGAGGCGCTGATTCGGGAGCATAGCTACTCGACCGATACTGTGCGGAATATCTTCAAGACGGAGACTTACAAGCAGAATACGAATGGCATGGCTGCTGTGGGGACGCTGGCGGACTTTCTTGAGGTGGATGGGAAGTACGAGAGCGTCGTCGATGAGTTTTTGCGCGATGAGCTGAACTACATCGTCGTAAAGAGCTGGGATGCTGCGGATGCGGGGATGCATCTGTTGCAGACAGATGTGGCTGGGCGGGCTACGTTTCTGGTTCATCCGAATGATGCGCAGGCGAACTTTGCTTTTGCTGAGGGCATGAAGAGCGCGGCGCAGACGAATATTGAGGGCATCGAGGGTGTTGTACCGCTGAAGGAGTGCGTGCGCGTGCTCGATGGCTTTGGGAAGTCGCTTGAGGTGATTTTGCCTAAGCTGCGGGAGGGTTTTGTGGCGCCGGACTCGTACACGGCACGATCGCTGGCGCTTTCAAATCCGCATGCGTTCTTTTTGGCTCCGTCGGGAGAGACATTCCACAACGTTACGGTGACGGGTGGACGGCCACGGGCGCAGGGGCCGCTGGCGCTGAAGCGTGAGCTGGCTGAGGTGCAGCAGAAGGTCGAGAAGGCTGAGCAGGAGCTAGCTCAGACGGATATTCATACGGCGAAACTGCAGCATCAGATTGCCGAGCTGAACGCAACGATTGAGGGCAAGACGCATGAGCGGCGGGATGCTGAGCGGGAATCGGCGAACTCGGGTGCGGCGCTGCGACAGATGGAGTCGGAGGTTGCCCGGATTGAGCGGCGGCTGCAGGATTGGTCGCTGACGAGCGAACGCAATCGCAATGCCCGCGACCAGAAGGCGGAGTTGATCGGCCGGCGTCAGCAGGAGGCTGCGGCGTTTGAGAATGAGCGGGCTACGCTGGAGGCTTCGCTGGCGGAGTTGCAGCTTCAGTTGGATGAGCTTCGCGGGCGGCGTGAAGAACTGCAGCAGGCTGCGGCTGAGGCCTCTGCTGCGCTGGCTGGGTTGGAGGAGCGGCGGCGTAATGCGCAGGCTAACTTTGACCAGACGACTCGGCTTTACAACGGGCAGAATCAGCGGATTCAGCAGCTCGATCAGCAGCTTTCGGCGGCTGGGCAGGAGAAGCTGCGGCGCGAGGAGGAGACTGCCGCGCTGGCTACTCAGCATAGCGAGTTGTCAGAGACTCGGGCTACTGCTGTGGCGGAGGGGGCTCGTCTGACAGCTGAGGCCACTGAGTTGCGGACTGCTGTGGCGGAGCTGGATCAGCGGCTTCGTACGCTGCGCCATGAAACCGAGGCGCTTCGTGAGCAGCGGGCTGCGCTGACGGCTCGTGCAGCTAAGCTGGCTTCTGACATTGAGCACATCGATGCGACGTGTCTGAACGATCTAGCGGTCGAGGCGGTTACGCTGCGGAGCGATGAGGGCATCGTGCGGATCGAAGGCGACGCGCTGCACACAGAGGAAGAAGAGGCTCGTGCGCTGAAGCAGCGGCTCGAAGCGATGGGACCAGTGAACATGATGGCGCTTGAGGAATACACCGAGACGACTCAGCGGCATAGCTTCCTCGAGACGCAGCGCAAGGACCTGTTGGATTCGATTGAGAACACGCAGGCTTCGATCAAGGAGATCGACGAGGTGTCGAAGATCAAGTTTGACGAGGCGTTCAAGGTGATCAACGAGAACTTCTCGACGACCTTTACGAAACTGTTTGGCGGTGGGCAAGCATCGATGAAGCTGACGGATGCGGAGAACTCGGCGGAGAGCGGGATCGACATTCTGGCTTCGCCTCCCGGCAAGAAGCTGCAGAATATTCTGCTGCTTTCGGGTGGAGAGAAGGCGCTTACGGCACTGTCGCTGCTGGTTGGTATCTTCCAGTTCCAGCCTGCGCCGTTCTGCATCCTGGACGAGGTCGATGCACCGCTGGACGAGACGAACGTGGGCCGGTTTGCCAAGCTGATCCACGACATGAGTGCGACGACACAGTTCGTGGTGATTACGCACAGCAAGCGGACGATGGCTCAGGCGGACGTAATCTACGGGGTCACGATGCAGGAGCCGGGCGTGTCGAAGATCGTCAGCGTAAACCTGAATCGGCGCGCTGTTGCGTAA